The Pseudophryne corroboree isolate aPseCor3 chromosome 2, aPseCor3.hap2, whole genome shotgun sequence genome has a segment encoding these proteins:
- the LOC134990575 gene encoding histidine-rich glycoprotein-like: MPYHVNTTDYIREKHMPYHVNTTDYIREKHMPYHVNTTDYIREKHMPYHVNTTDYIREKHMPYHVNTTDYIREKHMPYHVNTTDYIREKHMPYHVNTTDYIPEKHMPYHVNTTDYIPEKHMPYHVNTTDYIREKHMPYHVNTTDYIREKHMPYHVNTTDYIREKHMPYHVNTTDYIREKHMPYHVNTTDYIREKHMPYHVNTTDYIREKHMPYHVNTTDYIREKHMPYHVNTTDYIPEKHMPYHVNTTDYIPEKHMPYHVNTTDYIREKHMPYHVNTTDYIREKHMPYHVNTTDYIREKHMPYHVNTTDYIPEKHMPYHVNTTDYIPEKHMPYHVNTTDYIPEKHMPYHVNR; this comes from the coding sequence ATGCCATATCATGTAAACACTACAGACTACATACGAGAAAAGCACATGCCATATCATGTAAACACTACAGACTACATACGAGAAAAGCACATGCCATATCATGTAAACACTACAGACTACATACGAGAAAAGCACATGCCATATCATGTAAACACTACAGACTACATACGAGAAAAGCACATGCCATATCATGTAAACACTACAGACTACATACGAGAAAAGCACATGCCATATCATGTAAACACTACAGACTACATACGAGAAAAGCACATGCCATATCATGTAAACACTACAGACTACATACCAGAAAAGCACATGCCATATCATGTAAACACTACAGACTACATACCAGAGAAGCACATGCCATATCATGTAAACACTACAGACTACATACGAGAAAAGCACATGCCATATCATGTAAACACTACAGACTACATACGAGAAAAGCACATGCCATATCATGTAAACACTACAGACTACATACGAGAAAAGCACATGCCATATCATGTAAACACTACAGACTACATACGAGAAAAGCACATGCCATATCATGTAAACACTACAGACTACATACGAGAAAAGCACATGCCATATCATGTAAACACTACAGACTACATACGAGAAAAGCACATGCCATATCATGTAAACACTACAGACTACATACGAGAAAAGCACATGCCATATCATGTAAACACTACAGACTACATACCAGAAAAGCACATGCCATATCATGTAAACACTACAGACTACATACCAGAGAAGCACATGCCATATCATGTAAACACTACAGACTACATACGAGAAAAGCACATGCCATATCATGTAAACACTACAGACTACATACGAGAAAAGCACATGCCATATCATGTAAACACTACAGACTACATACGAGAAAAGCACATGCCATATCATGTAAACACTACAGACTACATACCAGAAAAGCACATGCCATATCATGTAAACACTACAGACTACATACCAGAAAAGCACATGCCATATCATGTAAACACTACAGACTACATACCAGAGAAGCACATGCCATATCATGTAAACAGATAA